The genomic stretch AGGCTGAGGAAGCTAACCACCAGAACCGCAGCAACCACCCAATAAACTGTGCGCTTCATGCCCTTAACTTTAATGCCTCAGCTAGCTAGAGACAGATTCTGCCGACCTCGAAGTTATCTCTTAGTCGCGCACCTATTCAAACAGGTTTAGTTCGGCGACGTCTCCAATGATGGTGATGGATGGGGGAGCAACCTTGTCGCGGGTCGCGATATTTACGATTTCGGCTAGGCGTGCGCGAATAATGCTCATTTCGGGTAGGGCCCCATTGGAGACGACCGCCACCGGTGTCCGCCCTGCCATCCCGGACGCCAACAACTTTGCGACAATCTCGGGCAGGAATTTTACGCCCATCAAAATCACTATCGTGGTGCCGGATTTCGCTAGCGCGCTCCAGTCAATTTGGCTGCGCACGTCGTCAGGCGGAACATGGCCAGCAACTATGGTTACCCCTTGTGACAAGCCACGATGGGTGAGTGGAATGCCGGCCAGCTCCGGCACGGACACTGAGGAAGTTACCCCCGGAATCGCTTGTACGGGGATTCCTGCTGCCGCTAACGCGATAGCTTCTTCACCGCCACGCCCAAAAA from Vaginimicrobium propionicum encodes the following:
- the cobA gene encoding uroporphyrinogen-III C-methyltransferase — protein: MKINLAPGSVTLVGGGPGDPDLITVAGLEALRQAEVIYYDRLAPTTLLEGLDAECINVGKIPRGAHTPQNEINALLIKDAQAGKKVVRLKGGDSLIFGRGGEEAIALAAAGIPVQAIPGVTSSVSVPELAGIPLTHRGLSQGVTIVAGHVPPDDVRSQIDWSALAKSGTTIVILMGVKFLPEIVAKLLASGMAGRTPVAVVSNGALPEMSIIRARLAEIVNIATRDKVAPPSITIIGDVAELNLFE